Below is a window of Caballeronia insecticola DNA.
GTTTTGTGAGTTTCGCGGTGCGCGGCGTGCCGCCGGAAATCATGGGCATCGGGCCGAAGGAAGCGATTCCGGCCGCGCTCAAGGCCGCCGGTCTCAAGCAGGACGACATCGACTGGATCGAGTTGAACGAAGCGTTCGCCGCACAGGCGCTCGCGGTTCTCGGCGATCTCGGGCTCGACCCGGCGAAGGTCAATCCGCTCGGCGGCGCCATCGCGCTCGGCCATCCGCTGGGCGCGACGGGCGCGATCCGCGCATCGACGGTCGTGCACGGCCTGCGCCGGCGCAACCTGAAGTACGGCATGGTGACGATGTGCGTCGGTACCGGCATGGGCGCGGCGGGCATCATCGAACGCCTTTGATGGCGAATGGTCCGCGAGTGTTGTCGCTCGCGGACCGACATGAAGGAGACGGCGGATGGAGATTCAGATCGAACGCGCGGACGGCGTGCTGAGCATCGTGCTCAATCGTCCGGAGAAGAAGAATGCGCTGACGGCGGCGATGTATCAGGAAATGGCCGACGGTCTTTACGAAGCCGAGATGGACCCGACCGTGCGCGCGGTGCTGATTCGCGCGACCGGCAACGTGTTCAGCGCGGGCAACGACCTCGACGACTTCCTCAACGATCCGCCCAAGGGACTCGACGCGCCCGTGTTCCAGTTCCTGCGCCGCATCAGCGCGCATCCGAAGCCGATCGTGGCGGCGGTCGCGGGCGCGGCGGTGGGTATCGGCACGACGATGCTCCTGCATTGCGACATCGTCTACGCGAGCCCGAGCGCGAAATTCTCGCTGCCGTTCGTGCAGCTCGGCCTGTGTCCCGAAGCGGCGTCGAGTCTTTTGCTGCCGCGCACGGCGGGCTATCAGCGCGCGGCGGAGAAGCTGCTCCTGGGCGAAGCGTTCGACGTGAACGAAGCGATCGGCATGGGTTTCGTGAACGGCGCGATCGGGGCGGGCGAACTCGACGCCTACGCGTTCGAACGGGCGAAGCGGCTGGCGTTGTTGCCGGCGTCGTCGTTGCGCGTGACCAAGTCGCTCATGAAAGGCGCGCAGACGAACGAAGTGGCGGCGCGCATGGAAGACGAAGCGGCGCACTTCGCGCGGATGCTGACCGCGCCCGAAGCGCGCGAGGCGTTTCAGGCGTTCTTCGAGAAGCGCAAGCCGGACTTCGCCCGGTTCGAATGACGCGCGTCAGTCCGCATCGTATTCGACGAAGCTGTTCTCGCGCGCGAAGCTGACGAGCCGCAAGCCCGCCTGCTTCGCGATTGCGATGGCAAGCGACGTCGGCGCGGAAATGGTCGCGACCATCGGCACGCCGACGCGCGCCGACTTGCGCACGAGTTCATAGCTCGCGCGGCTCGACAGGAACACGAAGCCTTGCGTCGTGTCTGCGCGTCGCAGGACCAGATGGCCGATGAGCTTGTCGAGCGCGTTATGCCGCCCGACATCTTCGAACGCGTAACGCACCGCGCCGCTTTCGTCGCACCAGGCGGCAGCGTGCAGGCCGCCCGTCAGCCGGGTCAGTTGCTGATGCGCGGGCAATTCGCGCGCGGCGCGTTCGATCGCATCGGGCGCGAGGCGCGCGAGAAAGCCGGTGTCCGGCACGCGCTCTGCCTCGAGGTCGAGCAACTCGATACTTTCGATACCGCACACGCCGCAGCCGGTGCGTCCGGCGAGCGCGCGGCGCTTGTCCTTCAGCGACAGGAACGCCTGCTGTACGACCTGCAAATGCACTTCGGCATGCGGCAACGCGTGGCCGTCGTCGTGAAAATAGACTTCGATGTCGTGGATATCGCTACCGCGCTCGACGATGCCCTCGGTCAGCGAGAAGCCCACCGCGAAGGCTTCGAGATCGCGCGGCGTGCACATCATCACCGCGTGCGAGATGCCGTTGTAGACGAGCGCGACGGGCCACTCCTGACCCACGTTGTCCGCGACGAGCGCGCTCTCGCCCAGACGATGCCTGCGCACCTTGCGTTCGACGAAGCCGGGTTGATCGTCGGTTTCGAGTTGATTCACTTTGCTGCTCCTGGCCGACTTCTTCGAGTAAAGTCGGGTATGCGACTTGCTGCCTGTCGTGGCTGTCGGCGAATATCCACGCGCGACAGCGGCTTGTTTGCAATGGTTCCAGCCAGATCCAAGGCCCTACAATAACTTAAGGTGGCGATGCGCGCCGCGCACCCCCCTCAATCCAGAGGCTTTCGTTATGGGACTCTATGACGCCGCGCGTCTCTTCGGATTCGAAGTCGAATCCTCTGACAATCTGCGCTTCATCCCGCTCGCCGTGCGCTTCAATCTCGATCGTTTCGGCATGCGCATCACGCTCGATCAATGGCAGCAGCTTCCGTATGACGACCGCGTGTTGCTCGCGCGCTTTCCGGTCGAAGACGAAGCCGAACTCGAGAAGAACTTCGACCTCGCGCTCGAAGAGATGATGAAGACGCACGCCAACGTCGCGCCCGAAAAGATCGAGCGCGATCCCGATCCCGTGTGGGCGCATGCGGATGCTGTGCCCGAAACCGTGATCCGGCAGAGCAGCCTGTGCGGCCTGAGCGCGCCGAGTCTTTCTCTCTGGGGAAAGCTCGATCGCTTCCAGCGTTATGCGCTCGCGAAACTCTCGCGCAACACGGACAAGGTGAATCACGACTTTCTGCCCGCGATGCGCGAGTTCGGTCTCGCCGAGTGACGTCGGAGCGGACGAGCAGGGCGCGCAAACGTTAAGCAATCGCTTTAATCAGTTTATTTGACGGCCGACCCTAAACCCGGGGTCAGCATTGCCGTTATTGGGCGTTATCCATCAATCGCGACGTGAATGCGTTTCACGTCGCGCATGCGCATTCGACGCGCACCCAAGGGATACGCCCGCCGCTCATGACTCGATTGTTTTCCAGAGGCTTGCTCGTCAACATCGCCGTGGTGTTGGCCGCGCTCGGCGCCAACGCGTTCGTCGCGTGCGAACGCATCGGTGCATTGCGCGAAAGCGACGCAAGTACGCTGCGCTCGATGAGTCTCCTGCGCGATCTCGCGGCGTATCGCGGCACGCTTGGCGAGACGCTCACGCAACTGAGCCGCTTCGAGGCGACCGGCATCGCGGAAAGCGACGCGCGGCATCAGGAGCGCGAGGCGCATCTCGATGCGCTCGAAAGCGGCTTGCGCGCGCAGATCGCGCTGGAACCCGGCACGAGAGGCGCCTTCGAAGCACTCACCGCGCGCGCCGCCGTGATGCGCAGCAACGCCAACCACGCGTTCGAACGCGCCCGCGACGCGCGCGCAGACGACTCGCGCGCGTGGGCGGACGCCGCGTTCGTCACGCTCGGCGAAGACCAGCAAGCCGTCGACGAGGAGCTTGCCGCGGTTCGCTCGCGCGTCGACGACGCGACGGTCGCCGCACTCGACCGTTCCGCGCAGGCGTCGGGCGGCGCGATGCTGCTGCTCGTCGTCACGATGATCGTCGGCAGCGCCGTGCTCATCTGGCTGTTCGCGAGCCACGAGCGCCAGTCGCGCGAGAAGCTCGGCATCGCGCGGGCGCGACAGCGCAGCAACGAACGCTTTCGCGGCATGTTCGAGGCGCATCCGGTGCCGATGTGGATCGTCGATCGCGAAACCATGCGCTTCATCGCCGTGAATCCGGCGGCCATCGAACACTTCGGTTTCAACGAGCCGGAGTTCATGAACATGACGCTGCGCGACCTGCACCACGCCGATGATTTCGACAGCTTCGCCGCGCGGCTCGCACGCAGCGGCGGCGAAGCGGGCGAGCGGTCCGCGCCGGCGCAAGGCTCGGCGGGCGTGTGGCGCTATCGCTGCAAGGACGGCTCGATCGTCGGCGCCGATGTCTCGCATCACGCGCTCGTGTATTCGAACCGGCCGGGCATCTTCATGCTGGCCAACGACGTGACGGACCGCATCAACGCGGAAGCCGAGGCACGCCGCTCGAACGAGATGCTCGAAGCCGTCATCGACAACATTCCGCAGCGCGTGTTCTGGAAGGATCGCGAACTGCGCTATCTCGGCTGCAACAACGCGTTCGCGCGCGATGCGGGTCTCGCGTACAACGAGCAGGTGATCGGCAAGACGGATTACGAGCTGCCGTGGAGCGCGCTCGCGGATGTCGTGCGCACGGACGACGAAGAGGTCATCGTCACGACCGTGCCGAAGATGCATTACGAGCGCGACATCGTGATGGGCGACGAGTTGCGCACCGTCGTCACGAGCAAGCTGCCGCTGCTCGACGGCGAAGGGCAGACGATCGGCGTGCTGGGTTCGTATCACGACGTCACCGACCGCAAGCGCGCCGAGCTTGCGCTGCGCCTGCAGAGCCGCGCGCTCGACGCGAGCGTCAACGCCATTCTGATCACGGGCGTGGTCGACGGCGCGAATGTCATCGAATATGCGAATCCGGCGTTCAAGCGCATTACCGGTTACGACCCGAGCGAGGTCATCGGGCAGGACTGCCGTTTTCTGCACGGTCCCGACGGCGATCAGGACGGCCTCACCGCGATCCGCCGGGCGCTCGCGGTGAACACCGAGGCGAGCGTCGTGGTGCGCAACTATCGCAAGGACGGCGCGCTCTTCTGGAATCAGTTGTTCGTTGCGCCGGTGCCGAATGCGCAGGGACTGACGACGCATCACATCGGCATCATCAACGACGTGACCGATCTGATGCGCTATCAGGAAGAGCTCGAATATCAGGCGAATTACGACACGCTCACGCGCCTGCCGAACCGCAATCTGCTGCGCGACCGCCTTCAGCACGCAATCGAAACGGCGCGGCGGCGCGAGACGAAGATTGCCGTCGTGTTCATGGATCTCGACGGCTTCAAGAACGTCAACGACAGCCTCGGGCACAGCGTCGGCGACCGGCTGCTCGCGGTGATCGCGGAGCGGCTGGCGCGTTCGGCGCGATCGAGCGATACGGTGGCGCGTCACGGCGGCGACGAGTTCGTCGTGGTGCTGCCCGATCTCACTGACGAAGCCGGTCTCATCGCATGGATGGAGCGCACCCGCGCGGCGATTTCCGAACCGGTCTGGATCGACGATACCGAGTTGTATGTCGGCTGCAGCATGGGCGCGAGTCTCTACCCGCAAGACGGCGACGACGCCGAAAGCGTCATGAAAAAGGCCGATCTCGCGATGTATCGCGCGAAGGACATGGGCCGCAACACGTATCAGTTTTATCAGCCGGAGATGAACGCGAGCGTGGGCGCACGCATGAATCTCGAGCGGCGCTTGCGGCGTGCGCTGCGCGACGGCGAGTTCCTGCTGCACTATCAGCCGCAGGTCGATATGACGACGCGCGCGATCGTCGGCATCGAGGCGCTCGTGCGCTGGCACGATCCGGAACAGGGACTGGTGCCGCCGGCGTCGTTCATTCCGGTCGCTGAGGAGAGCGGTTTGATCGGACCGTTGTCGGAATGGGTATTGCGCGAGGCGTGCCGCCAGAACAAGGCGTGGCAGGATGCGGGACTGCCGCCCGCGCGTGTGTCGGTGAACCTGTCGGCGCGGCATTTCCAGCAGCGTGATATTGCGCGGCTCGTCACGTCCGTGCTGGAGGAAACCGGGCTCGCGCCGCGTTATCTCGAACTCGAACTCACCGAAAGCGCGATCATGCGCAACGCCGAGGAGGCAATCACGATGCTCTCGGAGCTATCGGCGCTCGGCATCGGCATTGCGATCGACGACTTCGGCACCGGCTATTCGAGCCTCTCGTATCTGAAGCGCTTTCCGGTGCATCGGCTGAAGATCGACCGCTCGTTCGTTGCCGATATCGGCGCGTCGAGCGACGACGAAACCATCACGTCGGCGATCATCGCGCTCGCGCATTCGCTGGAATTGCAGGTGATTGCGGAGGGCGTCGAAACGCACGCGCAGCACGAATTTCTGCGCGCACGCGACTGCGACGAAATGCAGGGTTATCTGTTCTCGCGCCCGATGCCGCATGAAGCCATTCCGGGCCTCTTGCAGCAGGGCGTGCTGCCGCACTGAGCGGCGTTCAGTCGAGCGCCGGCAGCACGCGCGGACGGCGGTCGCGGTCGGTGGCGACGTAGGTGAGCGTTGCCTCCGTCACCTTGACGACTTCCTCGGCGAGGCTCATGCGCTGCGCGTAGACCTCGACCGACACCGTGACGGACGTATTCCCCGTCTTCACGATATCGGTATAGAAGCTCAGCAGATCGCCGACGAACACCGGATGCTTGAACAAAAACGAGTTCACCGCGACGGTCGCGACGCGGCCGTTCGCGCGGCGGCTCGCCGGAATGGAGCCGGCGATGTCCACCTGCGCCATGATCCATCCGCCGAAGACGTCGCCGTGGACGTTGGCATCGGCGGGCTGCGGCACGACGCGCAGCGCGACCGGCTTCTGTGGAAGGTTGATGTTCTCGGTCATGGCAGGTGTTTCCGGTTTGCAGCACCGCCCGAAGCTTCGCGGGCGCAAGCGGCCCCTTGAACCTTCTGCGACAATGCTTATTTAAGGATGGCCCCTTCGGCGCGAGGCATTGACCTCGACGACACCGGGGCCGCAGCAAATTGTACGGGAAAGCATGCGCCAGACGTGCTCCCGCATCGACGATAACCACGTCCCCTTGCCAAGGCCGGCGCCGCGCCCGATCACGCTCCAGATCCTCCGCTCGCCGCGCCCGAACGATACGAACCCATGCGCCGCTTCCCCAACCGAGAGCCCGGGCCCGTGCACCAGGGCCCGCGCAACGACTGGCAGACGATCCGCTCGTTGCTGCCTTACCTCACCACGTACAAATGGCGCGTCGCGTTCGCGCTGACGTGCCTGATCGGCGCGAAGGTCGCGAACCTCGGCGTGCCGATCGTGATGAAGCGCATCGTCGACAGTCTGGCGTCCGTGCAGCATTTCGCCGCGTTCGGACGCGCGCACGACTCGCCGGGCATGGTGCTGATCGGCGGCATCGGGCTGCTGGTAGTGGCTTACGCGGCCGCGCGGCTGTCGACGTCGCTCTTCACGGAACTGCGCGAGCTGCTGTTCGCAAAGGTCACGGAAAGCGCCGTGCGGCAACTCGCGTTGCAGGTGTTCCGCCATCTGCATGCGCTGTCGCTGCGCTTTCATCTCGAACGGCAGACGGGCGGCATGTCGCGCGACATCGAGCGTGGCACGAAAGGCATACAGCAGCTCGTTTCGTATTCGCTCTACAGCATCCTGCCGACGCTCGTCGAAGTCGGCCTCGTGCTCGCGTTCTTCGTAACGAAATACGAGGCGTACTACGCGATCGTTACGCTCATCGCGCTGGTCTCGTACATCGTCTTCACGGTGAAAGTGACCGAGTGGCGCACGCATTTTCGCCGCACGATGAACGATCTCGATTCGAAGGCGAACTCGCGCGCGATCGACTCGCTGCTCAACTACGAGACCGTCAAGTACTTCGGCAACGAGGAATGGGAAACGCGACGTTACGACGAAAACCTGCAACGGTATCGCGCGGCCGCGATCAAGTCGCAGCGCTCGCTGTCGATGCTCAACTTCGGGCAGCAGACGATCATCGGCATCGGGCTCGTGTTCATTCTCTGGCGCGCGACGCAGGGCGTGATGGCCGGACGTCTCACGCTCGGCGATCTCGTGCTCATCAACACGTTCATGCTGCAGCTCTACATTCCGCTCAATTTCCTGGGCGTGGTGTATCGCGAACTCAAGCAGGCGCTCACCGACATGGACCGCATGTTCACACTGCTCGGCGCGGGCCGCGAAGTGCCCGATGCGCCGAATGCGCCGCCGCTTTCGGTGCGCGGCGCGGAAGTCCGCTTCGAGAACGTGAACTTCGCGTATGAAAAGGCCCGGCCGATTTTGCACGGCGTCGATTTCACGATTCCCGCCGGCACGACGACCGCGGTGGTCGGCCACAGCGGTTCGGGCAAGTCGACGCTCGGGCGTCTGCTGTTCCGTTTCTACGACGTCGAGCGCACTCAAGGCGCACAAGGTGCGCAAGGTGCACAAGGCGGCAGCATCCGCATCGACGGGCAGGACATTCGCGACGTCACGCAGGATTCGCTGCGCGCGGCGATCGGCATCGTGCCGCAAGATACCGTGCTCTTCAACGATTCGATCTACTACAACATTGCGTATGGACGCCCGTCCGCGAGCCGCGACGAAGTGATCGCGGCGGCGCGTGCGGCGCATATTCACGACTTCATCGAGGCGCTGCCGGAGGGCTACGAGACGCCGGTCGGCGAGCGCGGGCTGAAGCTCTCCGGCGGCGAAAAGCAGCGCGTGGCGATCGCGCGCACGCTGCTCAAGAATCCGCCCATTCTCATTTTCGACGAAGCCACATCCGCGCTCGATTCGAAATCCGAACGTGCGATCCAGCGCGAACTCGATTCGATCGCGCGCGAACGGACGACGCTCATCATCGCGCACCGGCTCTCGACGGTCGTGCACGCGCAGCAGATCATCGTGATGGATCACGGGCGGATCGTGGAGCGCGGCACGTTTGCGGAACTGTTGAGCGCGGGCGGACTGTTCGCGCAGATGTGGATGTTGCAGCAGCAGCGGGCCGGAGAAGCGGCGCTGGATCAGCGAGATACGGCGGGGGTGTGACGTGGCCGGGCACACGATGCCCGACCATGCGCGACTGCACGAAAAATCGGATCGAACCTGATAGACTCTCGCGCTTTATTTAGTACATCGAAATAAATAAACGTGGATCAAATGAGTTTCGGGGACTGGCTTTTCTTCGCTGTAGTTTCGGTCGTGTCGATCTATCCGTTTGTGCGGATTGTTCGTCGCACGGGACGCTCAGGCTGGTGGGTGCTCGCGTTTTTGACGCCACCGCTGACGCTCATTGCGCTGTATGTTTTTGCATTCGTGCGCTGGCCGGCGATCGACGGCGACCGCCGGGCCTAAACGGACGTCTCACTCCAGCGCGTGCGCGCCGCCGAACGCGACGCCATCGCGCCCGGGCGCTGTCGTCGTCGACCAGCGCAGCCACTGACCGCGCAGCAGGAATAACGCGCCGAACGCGCAGGTCGCGAGCACGCCGAAGGTCGCGAAACCCATCTGATAGCTGCCCGTGCTTTCCTTCGCGATGCCCATGATCACCGGCAGATAGAACCCGCCGATGCCGCCCGCCGCGCCCACGATCCCCGACAGCAAACCCGTCTTGCCTTTCCAGCGATGCGGCACGAGCTGGAACGTCGAACCGTTGCCGAGACCGAAGGCGACGTACAGGCAGATCAGGATCGCGATACCGCCCGCCACCGGCGGCATCCAGATCGCGAAGGCGAAGTCGCCCACGGCGATCGCCGCTAGTAGCACCAGCAGCGCACGCACGCCCGTCACGCGATCGGCGACATAGCCGCCGAACGGACGCACGATCGCACCGAGAAACGCGAGCAGCGACATAAAGAGTCCCGCTTCGAGCTTGGGCATCTGATAGAGCGACGTGAGCAGCAGCGTCACATACGACGACATGCCGACGAACCCGCCGAACGTGATGCTGTAGATCAGCATGATCACCCACGTATCGCGCTCGCCCAGTACCGAGCGATAGCGGCTCGGCAGCACGGCAACCGCGATGAGCGCGCCGATCACCGGCAGGATCAGCACGCCGGTCTTGCCTGCGCCGAACGCGCCGGCGTTCACCGCGAGCACCAGCACGATCAGGCTCGCGAGTGTCACCGCGAAGCTCGCCAGCGCGCGCATCGTGCTGCCGGTTTTCTCGCCCGCATCCGACGCCCACGCGTACAGCGCGAGCGCCGTGATCGCGAGCAGCGGCAGGGCGGCCGCGGTCGACATCTGCCAGCCGAAGGCGTCCGCCAGATGCGGGAACAGAAAGCCGTCGAGCACCGCGCCGATGTTGCCCGCGGCGGCGAGACCCAGCACGAGCCCTTGCACCTTGGGCGGATAGTTGCTGCCGGCCATCGGCAGCGCGACGGCGAAACTCGCGCCGCCCATGCCGAGGAACACGCCGAGCACGAGCAGCAGCGCATACGACGGCGCGCCCGGCAGAAGCGGCAGCACGATCGACGGAATCGACGAGAGCACGACGCCCATCAGCGCGACGCGGCGGCCGTCCGTCGACTGATAGAGATTGCCGAGCGTCACGCGCAGGATGGCCGCGGCCAGCACCGGCACCGCGACGAGAAAGCCTTGCTGCGCGGCGGACATCGTGACGTCGCGGCCGATGAACGGCGCGAGCGGTCCATACAGCACCCAGACGGTGAAGCCCGTATCGAAATACAGGAAGCAGGCGAGCAGCGAGCGCCAGTTGCCGCTCTTGAGCGATGCGATCAGGTTGGACATTGCGGGGTTCCGTGCAGGTTCCGTATGAGTGCGCGCGAGGATCAGCGCGCAACGGCCCGCAAATTTGCAAGCATCATGCCAATCGCGTACATGTTTTCGCGCGATGCGGCGCAGCGCGAGCGTGGGCGCGGCATTCGGCGCATGGCCGCGCGAGCATGCGCCGCCATGCAAGGGCACCGCGCGCGTGCGCGGCACCGTGCGAATGCCCGCGAATGCCTGCGATTGGTGCGGCGCGCCTTCGCGCGGGTCACGCGCCCGCTAGAATGCGAGCTTCGCTGCCCGAGCCCCGCGCGGGGCGCTCAATCGCATGGAACTGAAATGGCTGGAAGATTTCGTCTCGCTCGCGGAGACGCGCAGCTTCAGTCGCTCCGCTGAACTGAGGCACATCACGCAGCCCGCGTTTTCGCGGCGCATTCAGGCGCTCGAGGCGTGGCTCGGCACGGAACTCATCGACCGCTCCGTGTATCCGACGCGCCTCACGCAAGCCGGCAACGTGTTCTACGAGCAGGCGCTCGCGATGCTCTCGCAGTTCCACGAGGCGCGCACGCTATTGCGCGGACAGAGCGGCGTGCCGGCGGCGACCATCGAGTTCGCGGTGCCGCACACGCTTTCGCTCACGTACTTTCCGCGCTGGCTCGAACATATCGAGGCGCGGCTCGGGCGCATCCGCACGCGTTTGCGCGCGCTCAACGTGCACGACGCGGTGCTCTCGCTCGTGGAAGGCGGCTGCGATCTCGTGATGGGCTATCACCATCCGAGCCATCCCGTCGCGCTCGATCCCGCGCGCTACGACATGCTCACGCTCGGCGTCGAGCCGATCAGCCCGTTCTCCGCCGCCACGAAGGGCGGACGCGCGCGCTACACGCTGCCGGCGAGCGCCGAGTCGCCGGTGCCGTATCTGTCGTACACGCCGAACGCGTATCTCGGACGCATGACGGAAGTCATCATCGCGACGTCGCCCGCGCGGCTCTATCTCGACAAGGTCTATGAAACCGACATGGCCGAAGGGCTGAAAGCGATGGCGCTCGCGGGGCACGGCGTCGCGTTCCTGCCGCACAGCGCGGTCGAGGATGCGGTGGAGGAGGGGCGGCTCATCCGTCTCGACCGGGGAACGCGCGGCACGCCGGCCGGCCGCTTCACGCTGACCATGGAAATCCGCCTCTATCGCGACAAGCTGGCGTCGCAAGGTGAAGAGCCGCGCCAGGCGCTGATGCGCGCGCTGTGGGATGCGGTCGGCAAAGAATTGTTGCAGGCATCGACGGAAAGCCCCGCTGCGTGAGGCTCGGCGACGTTATGCAAGAAATGCATGACGGGATAAGGAAACGGCATTGGATTTGGAAACGCCGTTTTTCGACAATGGGCGCATTCCTACACCGCTGGAGCATCAATGTCTGCCTCGAAGCAACCTGCGCAAACGCCGGACGCAAAACATGCCATCCCGTCGTACCTCAACGCCGACGATCTCGGCCCCTGGGGCAACTATCTGAAGCAGGTCGATCGCGTCGCGCCGTATCTCGGTTCTCTCTCCCGCTGGCTCGAAACGCTCAAGCGCCCGAAGCGCATTCTCGTCGTCGACTGCCCGATCGAGCTGGATAACGGCACTGTGGCGCACTTCGAAGGCTATCGCGTGCAGCACAACACGTCGCGCGGTCCCGGCAAGGGCGGCGTGCGTTACCACCAGGAAGTGACGCTCTCCGAAGTGATGGCGTTGTCCGCGTGGATGTCGGTGAAGAACGCGGCGGTGAACGTGCCGTACGGCGGCGCGAAAGGCGGCATCCGCGTCGATCCGCGCACGCTCTCGCGCGGCGAACTCGAGCGCCTGACGCGCCGGTATACGAGTGAAATCGGCATCATCATCGGGCCGAACACCGACATTCCCGCGCCGGACGTGAACACCAACGAGCAGATCATGGCGTGGATGATGGACACCTACTCCATGAACCAGGGCCAGACGGCGACCGGCGTGGTGACCGGCAAGCCGATCTCGCTCGGCGGCTCGCTCGGCCGCAAGGAAGCGACGGGCCGCGGCGTGTTCGTCGTCGCGACGGAAGCGGCGCGGCGCATCGGCATGGAGATCGAAGGCGCGCGCATCGCCGTGCAGGGCTTCGGGAACGTGGGCGGCATCGCGGCCAAGCTGTTCCAGGAAGCGGGCGCGCGCGTGATCGCCGTGCAGGATCACACGGGCACGATCCACAACTCGAAGGGCGTCGATGCGGTCGCGCTGCTCGATCACGTGGCGAAGACCGGCGGCGTCGGCGGTTTCGCGGGCGCGGATCCGGTGCAGGCCGACGAGTTCTGGATGATCGAAAGCGACATCCTGATTCCGGCCGCGCTCGAAAACCAGATCACGGAGAAGAACGCGCCGAAGATCCGCACGAAGATCGTCGTGGAAGGCGCAAACGGCCCGACCACGACCGCCGCCGACGACATCCTGAACGACAAGGGCATCCTCGT
It encodes the following:
- a CDS encoding enoyl-CoA hydratase, coding for MEIQIERADGVLSIVLNRPEKKNALTAAMYQEMADGLYEAEMDPTVRAVLIRATGNVFSAGNDLDDFLNDPPKGLDAPVFQFLRRISAHPKPIVAAVAGAAVGIGTTMLLHCDIVYASPSAKFSLPFVQLGLCPEAASSLLLPRTAGYQRAAEKLLLGEAFDVNEAIGMGFVNGAIGAGELDAYAFERAKRLALLPASSLRVTKSLMKGAQTNEVAARMEDEAAHFARMLTAPEAREAFQAFFEKRKPDFARFE
- the fdhD gene encoding formate dehydrogenase accessory sulfurtransferase FdhD → MNQLETDDQPGFVERKVRRHRLGESALVADNVGQEWPVALVYNGISHAVMMCTPRDLEAFAVGFSLTEGIVERGSDIHDIEVYFHDDGHALPHAEVHLQVVQQAFLSLKDKRRALAGRTGCGVCGIESIELLDLEAERVPDTGFLARLAPDAIERAARELPAHQQLTRLTGGLHAAAWCDESGAVRYAFEDVGRHNALDKLIGHLVLRRADTTQGFVFLSSRASYELVRKSARVGVPMVATISAPTSLAIAIAKQAGLRLVSFARENSFVEYDAD
- a CDS encoding nitrate reductase associated protein, yielding MGLYDAARLFGFEVESSDNLRFIPLAVRFNLDRFGMRITLDQWQQLPYDDRVLLARFPVEDEAELEKNFDLALEEMMKTHANVAPEKIERDPDPVWAHADAVPETVIRQSSLCGLSAPSLSLWGKLDRFQRYALAKLSRNTDKVNHDFLPAMREFGLAE
- a CDS encoding sensor domain-containing protein, whose protein sequence is MTRLFSRGLLVNIAVVLAALGANAFVACERIGALRESDASTLRSMSLLRDLAAYRGTLGETLTQLSRFEATGIAESDARHQEREAHLDALESGLRAQIALEPGTRGAFEALTARAAVMRSNANHAFERARDARADDSRAWADAAFVTLGEDQQAVDEELAAVRSRVDDATVAALDRSAQASGGAMLLLVVTMIVGSAVLIWLFASHERQSREKLGIARARQRSNERFRGMFEAHPVPMWIVDRETMRFIAVNPAAIEHFGFNEPEFMNMTLRDLHHADDFDSFAARLARSGGEAGERSAPAQGSAGVWRYRCKDGSIVGADVSHHALVYSNRPGIFMLANDVTDRINAEAEARRSNEMLEAVIDNIPQRVFWKDRELRYLGCNNAFARDAGLAYNEQVIGKTDYELPWSALADVVRTDDEEVIVTTVPKMHYERDIVMGDELRTVVTSKLPLLDGEGQTIGVLGSYHDVTDRKRAELALRLQSRALDASVNAILITGVVDGANVIEYANPAFKRITGYDPSEVIGQDCRFLHGPDGDQDGLTAIRRALAVNTEASVVVRNYRKDGALFWNQLFVAPVPNAQGLTTHHIGIINDVTDLMRYQEELEYQANYDTLTRLPNRNLLRDRLQHAIETARRRETKIAVVFMDLDGFKNVNDSLGHSVGDRLLAVIAERLARSARSSDTVARHGGDEFVVVLPDLTDEAGLIAWMERTRAAISEPVWIDDTELYVGCSMGASLYPQDGDDAESVMKKADLAMYRAKDMGRNTYQFYQPEMNASVGARMNLERRLRRALRDGEFLLHYQPQVDMTTRAIVGIEALVRWHDPEQGLVPPASFIPVAEESGLIGPLSEWVLREACRQNKAWQDAGLPPARVSVNLSARHFQQRDIARLVTSVLEETGLAPRYLELELTESAIMRNAEEAITMLSELSALGIGIAIDDFGTGYSSLSYLKRFPVHRLKIDRSFVADIGASSDDETITSAIIALAHSLELQVIAEGVETHAQHEFLRARDCDEMQGYLFSRPMPHEAIPGLLQQGVLPH
- a CDS encoding acyl-CoA thioesterase, whose amino-acid sequence is MTENINLPQKPVALRVVPQPADANVHGDVFGGWIMAQVDIAGSIPASRRANGRVATVAVNSFLFKHPVFVGDLLSFYTDIVKTGNTSVTVSVEVYAQRMSLAEEVVKVTEATLTYVATDRDRRPRVLPALD
- a CDS encoding ABCB family ABC transporter ATP-binding protein/permease, which encodes MRRFPNREPGPVHQGPRNDWQTIRSLLPYLTTYKWRVAFALTCLIGAKVANLGVPIVMKRIVDSLASVQHFAAFGRAHDSPGMVLIGGIGLLVVAYAAARLSTSLFTELRELLFAKVTESAVRQLALQVFRHLHALSLRFHLERQTGGMSRDIERGTKGIQQLVSYSLYSILPTLVEVGLVLAFFVTKYEAYYAIVTLIALVSYIVFTVKVTEWRTHFRRTMNDLDSKANSRAIDSLLNYETVKYFGNEEWETRRYDENLQRYRAAAIKSQRSLSMLNFGQQTIIGIGLVFILWRATQGVMAGRLTLGDLVLINTFMLQLYIPLNFLGVVYRELKQALTDMDRMFTLLGAGREVPDAPNAPPLSVRGAEVRFENVNFAYEKARPILHGVDFTIPAGTTTAVVGHSGSGKSTLGRLLFRFYDVERTQGAQGAQGAQGGSIRIDGQDIRDVTQDSLRAAIGIVPQDTVLFNDSIYYNIAYGRPSASRDEVIAAARAAHIHDFIEALPEGYETPVGERGLKLSGGEKQRVAIARTLLKNPPILIFDEATSALDSKSERAIQRELDSIARERTTLIIAHRLSTVVHAQQIIVMDHGRIVERGTFAELLSAGGLFAQMWMLQQQRAGEAALDQRDTAGV
- a CDS encoding DUF805 domain-containing protein; translation: MSFGDWLFFAVVSVVSIYPFVRIVRRTGRSGWWVLAFLTPPLTLIALYVFAFVRWPAIDGDRRA